In Kwoniella shandongensis chromosome 10, complete sequence, one genomic interval encodes:
- a CDS encoding protein YOP1 gives MAAPQSQQIKQNFLNHPYTQQASKFASGQVNALDAELNRYPMLRQLEQQTKVPKAYGVLALGASSVVLIFFNFLGLAQPVSNLIGWVLPAYLSVQAIESPQSNDDKQWLTYWVVFGSLNLAESWGVRAILYWVPLYFVFKTLFTIWLMLPATRGAEVLYQNVLRPVIGNVKTRTQASTGQTNPFAKDQSFNPAGTTAPSSFEHEKTL, from the exons ATGGCCGCTCCTCAATCCCAACAGATCAAGCAAAACTTCCTCAACCACCCTTACACCCAGCAAGCTTCCAAGTTTGCTTCTGGGCAGGTGAACGCCCTCGATGCCGAG CTCAACCGATACCCCATGCTCCGTCAACTCGAGCAACAGACCAAGGTCCCCAAGGCTTACGGTGTCCTCGCTCTCGGTGCTTC CtccgtcgtcctcatcttcttcaacttcctcgGCCTCGCCCAGCCGGTCTCCAACCTCATCGGTTGGGTTCTCCCCGCCTACCTTTCCGTCCAGGCCATCGAGTCTCCTCAATCTAACGATGACAAGCAGTGGTTGACCTACTGG GTCGTCTTCGGCTCTTTGAACCTTGCCGAGTCTTGGGGTGTCCGAGCTATCCTCTACTGGGTTCCTTTGTACTTTGTCTTCAAgaccctcttcaccatctggC TCATGCTCCCCGCTACTCGAGGTGCCGAGGTTCTTTACCAAAATGTTCTCCGACCTGTCATTGGCAACGTCAAGACCCGAACCCAGGCTTCTACCGGTCAGACCAACCCCTTCGCTAAGGACCAGAGCTTCAACCCTGCCGGTACCACCGCCCCTTCCAGCTTCGAGC ACGAGAAGACTCTTTAA
- a CDS encoding PHD finger-like domain-containing protein 5A, producing the protein MCRRQPGIAIGRMCEKCDGKCPICDSYVRPMTLVRICDECSFGTAAGKCIICSSPAISDAYYCTECTRLEKDRDGCPRIINMGASRVDAFYERKKLGLEKGGGFKKG; encoded by the exons ATGTGCAGAAGACAGCCCGGTATCG CTATCGGACGAATGTGTGAGAAATGTGATGGaaaatg CCCGATCTGTGATTCCTATGTCAGACCCATGACCCTCGTTCGAATCTGTGACGAATGTTCAT TCGGAACGGCAGCTGGTAAATGTATCATCTGTTCATCACCTG CTATCTCCGATGCGTACTATTGTACAGAATGTACACGTCTCGAAAAAGATCGTGATGGTTGTCCGAGAATCatcaat ATGGGAGCAAGTCGTGTCGATGCATTCTACGAACGGAAGAAATTGGG ATTGGAAAAAGGGGGAGGGTTCAAGAAGGGATAG
- a CDS encoding casein kinase II subunit alpha, with product MSGRSVARVYPNVNEKLGRSWWDYDNLVVQWGIQDNYEIVRKVGRGKYSEVFQSMHLPTNQKCIVKVLKPVKKKKIKREIKILQNLAGGPNIVALLDVVRDNQSKTPSIVTEYVNNTEFKTLYPKFTDFDVRYYVFELLKALDFCHSKGIMHRDVKPHNVMIDHEKRTLRLIDWGLAEFYHPGTEYNVRVASRYFKGPELLVDFQEYDYSLDMWSLGCMYASMIFRKEPFFHGHDNADQLVKIAKVLGTDELFAYLERYDIDLDAQYDDILGRYPRKPWSRFITSENQRYISNEAIDFLDKLLRFDHQERLTAEEGQEHAYFAPVREAAARQQQQQQ from the exons ATGAGCGGGAGAAGCGTA GCTAGAGTCTACCCCAATGTCAATGAGAAGCTAGGGCGATCATGGTGGGattatg ACAACCTGGTAGTCCAATGGGGTATTCAGGACAACTATGAGATTGTTCGTAAGGTTGGCCGAGGGAAGTACTCCGAG GTCTTCCAATCGATGCACTTGCCTACGAACCAAAAATGTATTGTCAAAGTCCTCAAAccagtcaagaagaagaagatcaagcgTGAAATCAAGATTCTCCAAAATCTCGCTGGAGGACCTAACATTGTCGCTTTGTTGGATGTCGTCCGGGACAATCAATCAAAAACACCTTCTATCGTCACCGAATACGTCAAT AATACCGAATTTAAAACCCTCTATCCTAAATTCACTGATTTCGACGTCCGATACTATGTCTTTGAATTGCTCAAAGCTCTCGATTTCTGCCATTCAAAGGGTATCATGCACAGAGATGTCAAACCTCATAACGTCATGATCGATCACGAGAAGAGAACA TTACGGCTCATCGATTGGGGATTAGCAGAATTCTACCACCCCGGAACAGAATACAACGTCCGAGTCGCTTCGAGATATTTCAAAGGACCGGAACTGTTGGTCGATTTCCAGGAATACGATTACAGTTTGGATATGTGGAGTTTGGGTTGTATGTACGCCAGTATG ATCTTCCGAAAAGAACCGTTCTTCCACGGACATGATAACGCGGATCAGTTGGTGAAGATTGCAAAGGTGTTGGGTACAGATGAGCTGTTCGCATA TCTCGAGAGATATGACATCGACCTCGATGCCCAATACGACGATATTCTAGGTCGATACCCCCGCAAACCGTGGTCAAGATTCATCACATCTGAAAATCAACGATACATCTCCAACGAGGCCATAGATTTCCTTGACAAGTTGTTGAGATTCGACCATCAGGAGAGATTAACGGCAGAGGAGGGTCAAGAACATGCTTATTTCG CACCTGTAAGAGAAGCAGCTGCGAgacaacagcaacaacagcaatga